A genomic stretch from Aliidongia dinghuensis includes:
- a CDS encoding 5-oxoprolinase subunit C family protein, producing MSHLRVERPGLSTTVQDLGRRGLQRYGVPVSGALDPLALRLANALVGNAAGTGALEILALGPTLVVEAESVRVALVGSDAGLAIDGQPVPAGRSVTAPHGARITIGGFTDAASCILAVEGGFALEPCMGSLSTYARGGFGGFEGRALKAGDRLPLLKPAATAVPERKAEPIDYGQGPIRVVLGPQEDWFEPAAIERFFAEPYRVTAETDRMGMRLDGAKLDHARGFNIVSDGIADGHIQVPGTGQPIVLLADRQTVGGYPKIGAVIGADLPRLGRMRPGSEIRFARIAPAEAEAARRAQETAFAALVQRIGPVVVMPTTEQLLQANLIDGVVAA from the coding sequence ATGAGCCATCTCAGGGTCGAACGGCCCGGCTTGTCGACCACGGTTCAGGATCTGGGCCGGCGCGGCCTGCAGCGCTATGGCGTGCCGGTGTCGGGGGCCCTCGACCCACTGGCGCTGCGCCTCGCCAACGCGCTGGTCGGCAACGCGGCCGGCACCGGCGCGCTCGAGATCCTGGCGCTGGGTCCCACGCTCGTCGTCGAAGCGGAGTCAGTGCGGGTGGCCCTCGTCGGCTCCGACGCCGGGCTCGCGATCGACGGCCAGCCGGTGCCCGCAGGGCGCAGCGTGACCGCGCCGCACGGCGCGCGCATCACGATCGGCGGCTTCACCGATGCCGCGAGCTGCATCCTGGCGGTCGAAGGCGGCTTCGCGCTCGAACCCTGTATGGGCAGCCTTTCGACTTATGCCCGCGGCGGCTTCGGCGGCTTCGAGGGCCGTGCGCTCAAGGCGGGCGACCGGCTGCCGCTCTTGAAGCCGGCCGCGACCGCAGTGCCGGAACGCAAGGCCGAGCCGATCGATTATGGCCAGGGCCCGATCCGCGTCGTGCTGGGGCCGCAGGAGGATTGGTTCGAGCCGGCGGCGATCGAGCGCTTCTTCGCCGAGCCCTACCGCGTGACCGCCGAGACGGACCGCATGGGCATGCGGCTCGATGGCGCCAAGCTCGACCATGCGCGCGGCTTCAATATCGTGTCGGACGGCATCGCCGACGGCCATATCCAGGTGCCGGGCACGGGGCAGCCGATCGTGCTGCTGGCCGACCGGCAGACGGTCGGCGGCTATCCCAAGATCGGTGCGGTGATCGGCGCCGACCTGCCCCGGCTCGGCCGGATGCGGCCAGGCAGCGAGATCCGCTTCGCCCGCATCGCGCCGGCCGAGGCTGAGGCGGCCCGCCGCGCGCAGGAGACGGCATTTGCCGCCCTCGTCCAGCGCATCGGCCCGGTCGTCGTGATGCCGACGACGGAGCAGTTGCTGCAGGCCAACCTGATCGACGGCGTCGTCGCAGCCTGA
- a CDS encoding YeaH/YhbH family protein: protein MIIVDRRPNPKGKSLGNRRRFIERARAEVKGAVMDALRKRKITDTESGEKVSIPTKGIDEPTFRHSSSGGKRHYVVPGNKEHVVGDEIERPQGGQGGKGGDPSDSGEGQDAFEFTLSREEFLDLFFEDLELPDLVKKRLSEASAPELSRAGFTVSGSPSNINIIRTMRNSMARRISLKRPKLDEIEELEDEVERLAHTGPTEAWQDAKHRLEIALRRTKAIPYFDPIDVRYNRFERIPKPNIQAVMFCLMDVSGSMTERMKDLAKRFFMLLHIFLVRRYKSVDLVFIRHTSTAQEVDEETFFYSRETGGTVVSTALAEMERIIKERYPLDAWNVYAAQASDGDNFGADSGRCVQLLSELLPVCQYFAYIEVSEGIDSFGDRRMDKTDLWRAYAEVAPAFANFAMRRVGDPAQIFPVFHDLFARNKAAIVNQEP, encoded by the coding sequence ATGATCATTGTCGACCGTCGACCGAACCCCAAGGGCAAGAGCCTCGGCAACCGCCGGCGCTTCATCGAGCGGGCGCGCGCCGAGGTGAAGGGGGCGGTGATGGATGCGCTCCGGAAGCGCAAGATCACCGACACCGAGAGCGGGGAGAAAGTGTCGATCCCGACCAAGGGGATCGACGAACCGACCTTCCGGCACAGCTCGTCCGGCGGCAAGCGTCACTATGTCGTGCCGGGCAACAAGGAGCATGTGGTCGGCGATGAGATCGAGCGGCCGCAGGGCGGCCAGGGCGGCAAGGGCGGCGACCCGTCGGACAGTGGCGAGGGGCAGGACGCGTTCGAGTTCACGCTCTCGCGCGAAGAGTTCCTCGACCTGTTCTTCGAGGATCTGGAGCTGCCGGACTTGGTCAAGAAGCGGCTGTCCGAGGCCTCGGCGCCGGAGCTGAGCCGCGCCGGCTTCACGGTCAGCGGCAGCCCGTCCAACATCAATATCATCCGGACCATGCGCAACAGCATGGCCCGGCGCATTTCCCTCAAGCGACCGAAGCTGGATGAGATCGAGGAGCTCGAGGACGAGGTCGAGCGGCTGGCCCACACCGGACCGACCGAAGCCTGGCAGGACGCCAAGCATCGGCTTGAGATCGCCCTGCGCCGCACCAAGGCGATCCCGTATTTCGATCCGATCGACGTGCGCTACAACCGGTTCGAGCGGATTCCGAAGCCCAATATCCAGGCGGTCATGTTCTGCCTCATGGACGTGTCGGGCTCGATGACCGAGCGCATGAAGGACCTGGCCAAGCGCTTCTTCATGCTGCTGCACATCTTCCTGGTCCGGCGCTACAAGAGCGTCGATCTCGTCTTCATCCGCCATACCTCGACCGCCCAGGAGGTGGACGAGGAGACGTTCTTCTACAGCCGTGAAACCGGCGGCACCGTGGTGTCGACCGCGCTCGCCGAGATGGAGCGGATCATCAAGGAGCGCTATCCGCTCGATGCCTGGAACGTCTACGCCGCGCAGGCCTCGGACGGCGACAATTTCGGCGCCGACAGCGGCCGCTGCGTCCAGCTGCTCTCCGAGCTGCTGCCGGTCTGCCAGTATTTCGCCTATATCGAGGTGAGCGAGGGCATCGACAGTTTCGGCGATCGGCGCATGGACAAGACCGACCTGTGGCGGGCCTATGCCGAGGTCGCCCCCGCCTTCGCGAATTTCGCCATGCGACGGGTCGGCGACCCTGCGCAGATCTTCCCGGTGTTCCATGATCTGTTCGCTCGCAACAAGGCGGCGATCGTCAACCAGGAACCCTAA
- a CDS encoding LysR family transcriptional regulator — MNIRDLEAFVAVVETGSIVGASARLNLTQPGVTRRIQNLEDGLATALLDRQSKPLKPTPAGREAYEHGRRVLRSLDDLRAGLTPGGEMRGEFRLGIMPYLSEAALVKPLDRLRSEFPHLTLRITSDWSPRLLEQVARSELDAVALCLADGLRPPEELAGDELGIHDVLLIAAPSLGMPQPARLEDLARFSWIMNKTGCGFRAFIQHRFDALRLPFTVAVEALGADLRMSLVARGLGIGIVTPGAFAESPWRDQVMVIDCPEFRPKVRSWLLHRPPAGRLARPIAVFGEALIEGMRTPVPLLS; from the coding sequence ATGAACATCCGAGACCTGGAAGCGTTCGTGGCGGTGGTCGAGACCGGGTCGATCGTCGGCGCCTCGGCCCGGCTCAATCTGACCCAGCCGGGGGTGACGCGCCGGATCCAGAATCTGGAAGACGGCCTGGCCACCGCCCTGCTCGATCGGCAATCGAAGCCGCTGAAGCCGACGCCGGCGGGCCGGGAGGCCTATGAGCACGGCCGGCGGGTGCTGCGCTCGCTCGACGACCTCAGGGCGGGCTTGACGCCGGGTGGTGAAATGCGCGGCGAGTTCCGGCTCGGCATCATGCCGTACCTGTCCGAAGCCGCACTGGTGAAGCCGCTCGACCGGCTGCGCAGCGAGTTCCCGCACCTGACCCTGCGCATCACGTCGGACTGGTCGCCGCGGCTGCTCGAGCAGGTCGCGCGCAGCGAGCTCGATGCGGTGGCGCTGTGCCTCGCCGACGGCCTGCGTCCGCCCGAGGAACTTGCGGGCGACGAGCTCGGCATCCATGACGTGCTGCTGATCGCAGCACCGAGCCTTGGCATGCCACAGCCGGCGCGGCTCGAGGATCTCGCCCGCTTCTCCTGGATCATGAACAAGACCGGCTGCGGTTTCCGCGCCTTCATCCAGCACCGGTTCGACGCGCTGCGACTGCCGTTCACGGTCGCGGTCGAAGCGCTGGGCGCCGATCTGCGCATGTCGCTGGTCGCGCGTGGGCTCGGCATCGGCATCGTGACGCCGGGCGCCTTCGCCGAGAGCCCCTGGCGCGACCAGGTCATGGTGATCGACTGCCCGGAGTTCCGGCCGAAAGTCCGCTCCTGGCTGTTGCACCGGCCGCCGGCCGGCCGGCTCGCGCGCCCGATCGCCGTGTTCGGCGAGGCGCTGATCGAGGGAATGCGGACCCCGGTGCCGCTGCTGTCATAG
- a CDS encoding SpoVR family protein has product MRRTIERQAPLFEGADWDYEKLKRAYDAIELIARKDLGLDTYPTQVEVITSEQMLDAYASVGLPLMYRHWSFGKSFAYNEALYRKGLQGLAYEIVINSNPCLCYIMEENSMTMQTLVMAHAAFGHNHFFKNNYLFKQWTDASGILDYLAFARDFVAKCEERYSVSRVERVLDAAHALMDQSVNRYARRGLSFAEESKREKERRQYAEQTFNDLWRTVPTKATLEGFDTKEAAQFRQETNRRFGLPEENLLYFMEKHAPKLEGWERELCRIVRNIAQYYYPQKQTKVTNEGCATFVHYEIMHRLHEKGLLTDGSMLEFLHSHTSVVFQPDYDDRRYGGINPYALGFAMMEDVKRMCLDPTEEDRYWFPEIAGNKDPYGTLRDAWANYRDESFILQFLSPHVMRKFRFFRVRDDAAETNMLVDAIHDEMGYRDLRAALARSYDLSRREPDINVVELDMAGDRTLVLRHAVYEGILLDEKTSQSVLRHLVELWGYPVRLIESDATTDAVLKTHALAPDA; this is encoded by the coding sequence ATGCGACGGACCATCGAGCGTCAGGCTCCCCTGTTCGAGGGCGCCGACTGGGACTACGAGAAGCTGAAGCGGGCCTACGACGCGATCGAGTTGATCGCGCGCAAGGATCTGGGGCTTGATACCTACCCGACCCAGGTCGAGGTCATCACGTCCGAGCAGATGCTCGACGCCTACGCCTCGGTCGGCCTGCCGCTCATGTACCGGCATTGGAGCTTCGGCAAGAGCTTTGCCTATAACGAGGCCTTGTACCGCAAGGGGCTACAAGGTCTCGCCTACGAGATCGTCATCAATTCCAATCCCTGCCTCTGCTACATCATGGAAGAGAATTCCATGACCATGCAGACGCTGGTCATGGCGCATGCCGCGTTCGGCCATAACCACTTCTTCAAGAACAACTATCTGTTCAAGCAGTGGACCGACGCGTCGGGCATCCTCGATTATCTCGCCTTTGCGCGCGACTTTGTCGCCAAGTGCGAGGAGCGCTACAGTGTGAGCAGGGTCGAGCGCGTGCTCGACGCGGCGCATGCGCTCATGGACCAGTCGGTCAACCGCTACGCCCGGCGCGGCTTGAGCTTCGCGGAAGAGAGCAAGCGCGAGAAGGAGCGTCGCCAATACGCCGAGCAGACCTTCAACGACCTGTGGCGCACCGTGCCGACGAAGGCCACGCTCGAAGGGTTCGATACGAAGGAAGCGGCCCAGTTCCGCCAGGAGACGAACCGGCGCTTCGGCCTGCCCGAGGAGAACCTGCTCTATTTCATGGAGAAGCACGCGCCGAAGCTCGAAGGCTGGGAGCGCGAGCTGTGCCGGATCGTGCGCAACATCGCGCAGTACTATTACCCGCAGAAGCAGACGAAGGTCACGAACGAGGGCTGCGCCACCTTCGTGCACTACGAGATCATGCATCGCCTGCACGAGAAGGGCCTGCTGACCGACGGCTCGATGCTCGAGTTCCTGCACAGCCACACGAGCGTCGTGTTCCAGCCGGACTATGACGACCGGCGCTACGGCGGCATCAATCCCTATGCGCTGGGCTTCGCCATGATGGAGGACGTGAAGCGCATGTGCCTCGATCCGACGGAGGAGGACCGCTACTGGTTCCCCGAGATCGCCGGCAACAAGGATCCCTATGGCACGCTGCGCGACGCCTGGGCCAATTATCGGGACGAGAGCTTCATCCTGCAGTTCCTGAGCCCGCATGTGATGCGCAAGTTCCGCTTCTTCCGCGTGCGCGACGACGCGGCGGAGACCAACATGCTGGTCGACGCAATTCACGACGAGATGGGCTATCGCGACCTGCGTGCCGCACTCGCCCGGTCCTACGACCTGTCGCGCCGCGAGCCCGACATCAACGTGGTCGAGCTCGACATGGCCGGCGACCGCACGCTGGTACTGCGCCATGCGGTCTATGAAGGCATCCTGCTCGACGAGAAGACCAGCCAGTCCGTGCTGCGCCATCTGGTCGAGCTCTGGGGCTATCCGGTGCGCCTGATCGAAAGCGATGCCACGACCGACGCGGTGCTGAAGACCCACGCGCTGGCGCCCGACGCCTGA
- the pxpB gene encoding 5-oxoprolinase subunit PxpB → MSALKPRYLAAGDAALVIEYGEVIDPDLIQAVQRLDRRLSRARLTGVIETVPSFRSLMVHYDPLATTRAALIAAIEGLGDENEAAAVAPGRSWRLPCCYDAAFAPDLADVAAATGLAPEAVTQTHAANPFSVAVVGFLPGCPFMAELPPIFNLPRRTSPRTRVPAGSVAVAQKLSVIYPTESPGGWHLIGNCPVPLFDARWDTPALLAPADGVRFQPIDAAEHARILAAARAGEYDPRRECADGETI, encoded by the coding sequence GTGAGCGCGCTCAAGCCCCGGTACCTCGCCGCCGGCGACGCGGCGCTCGTCATCGAATATGGCGAGGTGATCGACCCGGACCTGATCCAGGCCGTGCAGCGGCTCGACCGACGCTTGAGTCGCGCGCGCCTCACCGGCGTGATCGAGACGGTGCCGAGCTTCCGCTCACTCATGGTGCATTACGATCCGCTCGCGACCACGCGCGCGGCGCTGATCGCAGCGATCGAGGGCCTCGGCGACGAGAACGAAGCGGCGGCGGTGGCGCCCGGCCGGTCCTGGCGCCTGCCGTGTTGCTACGATGCGGCCTTCGCGCCCGACCTGGCCGATGTCGCGGCCGCGACCGGCCTGGCGCCGGAGGCGGTGACCCAGACCCATGCGGCCAATCCCTTCTCGGTTGCGGTCGTGGGCTTCCTGCCGGGCTGCCCGTTCATGGCGGAGCTGCCCCCCATCTTCAACCTGCCGCGCCGCACCTCGCCGCGCACCCGCGTGCCGGCAGGCTCGGTCGCGGTCGCCCAGAAACTGTCCGTGATCTATCCGACCGAGAGCCCGGGCGGCTGGCACCTGATCGGCAATTGCCCGGTGCCGCTGTTCGATGCGCGCTGGGACACGCCCGCCCTGCTCGCCCCGGCCGACGGCGTCCGCTTCCAGCCGATCGATGCGGCCGAGCACGCCCGCATCCTGGCCGCTGCCCGCGCCGGCGAATACGACCCGCGCCGTGAATGCGCCGACGGAGAGACGATATGA
- a CDS encoding PrkA family serine protein kinase: MPSYDSLFNSYARFYESQRDVEMSLEEYLSGCADDPMMYASAAERLLKAIGDPVVTDTSHDARLGRIFMNRTIKVYPAFEDFYGMEETIERIVGFFRHAAQGLEERKQILYLLGPVGGGKSSLAERLKALVEKFPIYVLKAGKDVSPLFESPLGLFNPDILGSQIEERYGIPRRRLTGLMSPWAAKRLTEFEGDLSRFTVVRMQPSRLRQVAVAKTEPGDENNQDISSLVGKVDIRKLEYLPQNDPDAYAFSGGLNRTTQGILEFVEMFKAPIKMLHPLLTATQEGNYIGTENIGGLPFQGMILAHSNEAEWQTFKNNRNNEAFIDRISVIKVPYCLRPTEERRIYEKLLETSELGEAPCAPGTLDMLARFTVLSRLKAHENSNLYSKMRAYDGESLKDSDPRAKSVQEYRDAAGVDEGMDGMSTRFAFKVLSQTFNFDTQEVGADPVHLMYVLEQAIRREQFPEDTEKRLVNFIKSELGPRYAEFIGHEIQKAYLESYSDYGQNLFDRYVAYADAWIEDSDFKDPDTGQLMNRELLNQELSKIEKPAGIANPKDFRNEVVKFVLRARASNAGRNPSWQSYEKLREVIEKRMFGQVEELLPVISFGTKKDSDTDTKHAQFVDRMTARGYTERQVRRLVEWYMRVNKAG; this comes from the coding sequence ATGCCGTCCTATGACAGCCTCTTCAACTCCTACGCCCGGTTCTACGAGAGCCAGCGGGACGTCGAGATGTCGCTCGAAGAGTATTTGAGCGGCTGCGCCGACGATCCGATGATGTACGCGAGTGCCGCCGAGCGTCTGTTGAAGGCGATCGGCGACCCGGTGGTGACCGACACCAGCCATGACGCCCGGCTCGGCCGCATCTTCATGAACCGGACGATCAAGGTCTATCCGGCGTTCGAAGATTTCTACGGCATGGAAGAGACGATCGAGCGGATCGTGGGCTTCTTCCGCCATGCGGCGCAGGGCCTCGAGGAACGCAAGCAGATCCTCTATCTCCTGGGCCCGGTCGGCGGCGGCAAGTCCTCGCTCGCCGAGCGCCTGAAGGCGCTTGTCGAGAAGTTCCCGATCTATGTGCTGAAGGCCGGCAAGGACGTGAGCCCGCTGTTCGAATCGCCGCTGGGCCTGTTCAACCCGGACATCCTCGGCTCGCAGATCGAAGAGCGCTATGGCATTCCGCGCCGGCGCCTGACCGGCCTCATGTCGCCCTGGGCGGCAAAGCGGCTGACGGAGTTCGAGGGCGATCTCTCGCGCTTCACGGTCGTGCGCATGCAGCCGTCGCGGCTGCGGCAGGTCGCGGTCGCCAAGACTGAACCCGGCGACGAGAACAACCAGGACATCTCTTCGCTCGTCGGCAAGGTCGATATCCGCAAGCTCGAATACCTGCCGCAGAACGACCCCGACGCCTATGCCTTTTCGGGCGGCCTCAACCGCACGACCCAGGGCATCCTCGAGTTCGTCGAGATGTTCAAGGCACCGATCAAGATGCTGCACCCGCTGCTGACCGCGACGCAGGAAGGCAACTACATCGGCACTGAGAACATCGGCGGGCTGCCGTTCCAGGGCATGATCCTCGCACATTCGAACGAGGCCGAGTGGCAGACGTTCAAGAACAACCGCAACAACGAGGCGTTCATCGACCGTATCTCGGTCATCAAGGTGCCGTACTGCCTCAGGCCGACCGAGGAGCGCCGGATCTACGAGAAGCTGCTCGAGACGAGCGAGCTGGGCGAGGCGCCGTGCGCCCCCGGCACGCTCGACATGCTGGCGCGCTTCACCGTGCTCTCCCGGCTTAAAGCGCACGAGAACTCGAACCTCTATTCGAAGATGCGCGCCTACGACGGCGAGAGCCTCAAGGACTCCGATCCGCGGGCGAAGTCGGTCCAGGAATATCGCGACGCCGCCGGCGTCGACGAAGGCATGGACGGCATGTCGACGCGCTTTGCGTTCAAGGTCCTGTCGCAGACGTTCAATTTCGACACCCAGGAAGTGGGCGCCGACCCGGTCCACCTCATGTATGTGTTGGAGCAGGCGATCCGTCGGGAGCAGTTCCCGGAGGATACCGAAAAGCGGCTCGTGAATTTCATCAAGAGCGAGCTCGGGCCGCGCTATGCCGAATTCATCGGCCACGAGATCCAGAAAGCCTATCTCGAGTCCTACAGCGACTACGGGCAGAACCTGTTCGACCGCTATGTCGCCTATGCCGACGCCTGGATCGAGGACAGCGACTTCAAGGACCCGGACACGGGCCAGCTCATGAACCGCGAGCTCCTGAACCAGGAACTGTCCAAGATCGAGAAGCCGGCGGGCATCGCGAACCCGAAGGACTTCCGCAACGAGGTCGTCAAGTTCGTGCTCCGGGCGCGCGCCAGCAATGCCGGCCGCAATCCGTCCTGGCAGTCCTATGAGAAGCTGCGCGAAGTGATCGAGAAGCGCATGTTCGGCCAGGTCGAGGAGCTGCTGCCGGTCATCAGCTTCGGCACGAAGAAGGACAGCGACACCGACACCAAGCACGCGCAGTTCGTCGACCGCATGACGGCACGTGGCTACACCGAGCGGCAGGTCCGTCGCCTGGTGGAATGGTACATGCGCGTGAACAAGGCAGGGTGA
- a CDS encoding MFS transporter has product MPPTNDVLVSRRGADLATAEITRPLILLFSTAVGVIVTNLFAPQTLVGPIAASLGIGADGSGLVATATLLGYAAGLFLLVPLADLAENRRLIVRQLTAATLAAGLAALAPSAASLLALLFVLGAACSAIQILVPIAAAMAPAEERGRVIGDVMSGLMIGILLARPIASFIAGSYGWRPFFGTSACAMAGLTLVLAWRLPRRQPATRASYPALIASLWHLLCREPVLRRRAWTASLAMAAFSLFWTAIALRLARPPFGLAQHGIALFALVGAGGAVVTPIFGRWGDRGWTRPATIGAHLTMIASLAIAAWAGALDARLPALALMGLAAVLLDVGVTGDQTLGRREINLLNPEARGRLNGLFVGLFFVGGAVGSSVAGFAIDRGGWPLVCAIGAGFGLLALLTDLVGRRQI; this is encoded by the coding sequence ATGCCGCCCACGAACGATGTCCTGGTCAGCCGCCGCGGCGCGGATCTGGCGACCGCGGAGATCACACGCCCGCTCATCCTGCTGTTCTCGACCGCCGTCGGCGTGATCGTGACCAATCTCTTCGCGCCGCAGACGCTGGTCGGGCCGATCGCCGCCTCGCTCGGCATCGGCGCCGACGGCAGCGGGCTCGTCGCGACCGCCACGCTCTTGGGCTATGCCGCAGGGCTGTTCCTGCTGGTGCCGCTCGCCGATCTCGCGGAGAACCGGCGCCTGATCGTGCGCCAGTTGACCGCCGCGACGCTCGCGGCCGGGCTCGCGGCGCTGGCACCCAGTGCGGCGAGCCTGCTCGCTCTGCTGTTCGTGCTCGGCGCCGCCTGTTCGGCGATCCAGATCCTGGTGCCGATCGCGGCCGCCATGGCGCCCGCAGAGGAGCGAGGCCGCGTCATCGGCGACGTGATGAGCGGGCTGATGATCGGCATCCTGCTGGCGCGCCCGATCGCAAGCTTCATCGCCGGCAGCTATGGCTGGCGGCCGTTCTTCGGCACAAGCGCCTGCGCCATGGCGGGCCTCACCCTTGTGCTGGCCTGGCGGCTGCCGCGACGCCAGCCTGCGACCCGCGCGTCCTATCCGGCGCTGATCGCCTCGCTCTGGCACCTTCTGTGCCGAGAACCGGTGCTGCGCCGCAGGGCCTGGACCGCGAGCCTCGCCATGGCCGCCTTCAGCCTGTTCTGGACCGCGATTGCGCTCCGGCTGGCACGGCCGCCGTTCGGGCTCGCCCAGCACGGCATTGCGCTCTTCGCGCTGGTCGGCGCCGGCGGGGCCGTGGTGACGCCGATCTTCGGCCGCTGGGGCGACCGGGGCTGGACGCGGCCGGCGACGATCGGCGCGCACTTGACCATGATCGCCTCGTTGGCGATCGCCGCCTGGGCGGGCGCCCTCGATGCGCGCCTGCCAGCGCTGGCGCTGATGGGGCTCGCCGCCGTGCTGCTCGACGTCGGCGTCACGGGTGATCAGACGCTCGGCCGGCGGGAGATCAACCTGCTCAATCCGGAGGCGCGCGGGCGACTCAACGGCCTGTTCGTCGGACTGTTCTTCGTGGGAGGTGCGGTGGGCTCATCCGTCGCCGGCTTCGCTATCGACCGGGGCGGCTGGCCACTCGTCTGCGCAATCGGCGCCGGCTTCGGCCTGCTGGCGCTCCTCACCGACCTCGTCGGGCGGCGGCAAATCTGA
- a CDS encoding winged helix DNA-binding protein, whose protein sequence is MTKRDYIVSSAHLADPGAEELSEFEFGLILVHNAFERWIVRCMTAAGYPDLSKIDILVLHSIHHRGRPKRLADLCFVLNIEDSHVVNYALRKLTQLGLVARARPGKEVFYATTAAGDDACARYRAVRQSCLLAVPTPPLGEAGLGETAGLLRALSGLYDQAARAATSL, encoded by the coding sequence ATGACCAAGCGCGACTATATCGTCTCTTCGGCCCATCTGGCCGATCCCGGCGCCGAGGAGCTGAGCGAATTCGAATTCGGCCTGATCCTCGTCCATAACGCGTTCGAGCGCTGGATCGTGCGCTGCATGACGGCGGCCGGCTATCCCGACCTCTCGAAGATCGACATCCTGGTGCTGCATTCGATTCATCATCGCGGCCGGCCGAAGCGGCTCGCCGACCTGTGCTTCGTCCTCAACATCGAGGACAGCCACGTCGTCAACTACGCGCTGCGCAAGCTGACGCAGCTGGGCCTCGTCGCCCGAGCGCGGCCGGGCAAGGAAGTGTTCTACGCGACGACCGCGGCCGGCGATGACGCCTGCGCCCGCTATCGCGCCGTGCGCCAGTCCTGCCTGCTCGCCGTGCCGACGCCTCCTCTGGGCGAGGCAGGACTGGGCGAGACCGCAGGCCTGCTGCGCGCGCTCTCCGGCCTCTACGACCAGGCGGCGCGGGCCGCGACCTCGCTGTGA
- a CDS encoding LamB/YcsF family protein, whose product MRLIDLNADVGESFGNWRMGNDETVLGIVSSANVACGFHAGDPMVMAKTCEIAKRNGVSVGAHPGFADLQGFGRRPIPMSAAELETMVAYQIGAFIGIAARAGLPVAHVKAHGALYNLAEAELEVASAIARAVKAVDPALIMVGGTGSPMATAAEAAGVRFAAEGFPDRAYADDGKLLSRKLPGAVLHDPAEAAAQAVRMVVEGEIRTVGGKVLARQVNTLCIHGDEPTAGAVAGAIKAALVAAGVEIAILPKVMAA is encoded by the coding sequence ATGCGCCTGATCGATCTCAACGCCGATGTCGGGGAAAGCTTCGGCAATTGGCGCATGGGCAACGACGAGACCGTGCTCGGCATCGTGAGCTCCGCCAACGTCGCCTGCGGCTTTCATGCCGGCGACCCGATGGTGATGGCCAAGACCTGCGAGATCGCCAAGCGCAACGGCGTCAGCGTCGGCGCTCATCCGGGCTTCGCCGACCTGCAGGGCTTCGGCCGCCGGCCGATTCCGATGAGTGCCGCCGAACTTGAAACCATGGTCGCCTATCAGATCGGCGCCTTCATCGGCATCGCCGCGCGCGCCGGCCTGCCGGTCGCCCATGTGAAGGCCCACGGCGCGCTCTACAATCTGGCCGAGGCCGAACTCGAGGTGGCGAGCGCCATCGCGCGGGCGGTCAAGGCGGTCGATCCGGCGCTCATCATGGTCGGCGGCACCGGCTCGCCCATGGCGACGGCGGCGGAGGCGGCGGGGGTGCGTTTCGCGGCCGAGGGTTTCCCCGACCGGGCCTATGCCGACGACGGCAAGCTCCTGTCGCGCAAGCTGCCGGGTGCCGTGCTGCACGACCCGGCCGAGGCTGCGGCGCAGGCCGTGCGCATGGTCGTCGAGGGCGAGATCCGCACGGTCGGCGGCAAGGTGCTGGCCCGACAGGTCAATACGCTGTGCATCCACGGCGACGAGCCGACCGCGGGGGCGGTCGCCGGCGCCATCAAGGCGGCGCTCGTGGCCGCCGGGGTCGAGATCGCGATCCTGCCCAAAGTGATGGCGGCCTGA